One window of the Ananas comosus cultivar F153 linkage group 21, ASM154086v1, whole genome shotgun sequence genome contains the following:
- the LOC109726841 gene encoding 40S ribosomal protein S5: MATEQDVKLFNRWAFEDINVTDISLADYIAVTSTKHATYLPHTAGRYSVKRFRKAQCPIIERLTNSLMMHGRNNGKKLMAVRIVKHAMEIIHLLTDANPIQIIVDAIINSGPREDATRIGSAGVVRRQAVDISPLRRVNQAIYLLTTGARESAFRNIKTIAECLADELINAAKGSSNSYAIKKKDEIERVAKANR, encoded by the exons aTGGCGACCGAGCAGGACGTGAAGCTCTTCAATCGCTGGGCCTTCGAGGACATCAAC GTGACTGACATTTCGCTTGCTGATTACATTGCTGTGACTTCGACcaagcatgctacctatcttcCTCACACAGCTGGAAGATACTCGGTGAAGAGGTTCCGCAAGGCCCAGTGCCCTATTATCGAGAGGCTGACCAATTCTCTGATGATGCACGGCCGCAATAACGGGAAGAAACTAATGGCTGTTCGCATCGTCAAACATGCCATGGAGATCATTCATCTGTTGACTGACGCGAACCCAATCCAAATTATTGTGGATGCCATCATTAACAG TGGGCCGAGGGAAGATGCTACTCGTATTGGGTCTGCTGGTGTTGTTAGACGGCAGGCCGTTGATATTTCTCCCCTCCGACGGGTCAACCAGGCTATATACCTTCTGACGACAGGTGCCAGAGAGAGTGCTTTTAGAAACATCAAGACCATCGCAGAGTGCCTTGCTGATGAGCTAATCAATGCAGCCAAGGGCTCTTCAAATAG CTATGCTATTAAGAAGAAGGACGAGATTGAGCGTGTTGCGAAGGCGAATCGTTGA
- the LOC109726531 gene encoding pentatricopeptide repeat-containing protein At4g32430, mitochondrial-like — protein MRPLRPFRIPHSKSKPFSTAHHPFDETPQRTFALLLLRSGDPSAAAVAAARQVSAASAAADSPRRLHALLVASGLASSSTLVSNALINAYAKSGSLPLALALLAAAPRRDVASWNTALSGFTNGADALRFARRMARAGVRFDAVTFITALTFAADIRDTVFGLQLHSLALRSGFGADTFVGNAMITAYSRGGLLDDARRVFDEMLMRDLVSWNALICGYNQEGDSGFEAIRVFRRLVRESELRPDRISVASVIPACGLEGLIGFGSQIHCLAAQLGLEANVSVSNVLMSMYYKCGATDRARRVFENMVERDVISWTTMISMDSENAISLFTNMRLNGVRPNDVTFVALIFAVSTDWALKEGQMIHGIAFKTGISAEVNVSNSLITMYATLKCTEDSRKVFDGMLDREVVTWNALISGYAQNEQCEEALDTFSSLILHLKPNQYTFGSILSAITVAQTVSLTYGRMCHCYVIKLGLTTDEYVSGALIDMYAKRGSIDESQKAFDETINRSLIGWTAIISAHAKHGNYNEVMNLFEEMITSGINPDEVVVLAVLTACGCKGMVDMGRKIFDSMIIKRKVEPWPEHYACMVDMLGRAGRLLEAEELIKQMPEGPKVSALQSLLGACRVHGNVEIARRVAELLMGTEPSESGAYVLMSNIYAEKGEWENVAKIRKGMRERGVKKEVGFSWVDAGGTSDSLQLYKFSSDDMTHPMAEEIYRVADSLGFEMKLLESDVEMQVNSLFGR, from the coding sequence aTGCGACCGTTGCGACCATTTCGAATCCCTCATTCAAAATCGAAGCCCTTCTCCACCGCCCACCACCCGTTCGACGAAACTCCCCAGCGAaccttcgccctcctcctcctccgctccggcgacccctccgccgccgccgtcgccgccgctcgccaggtctccgccgcctccgccgctgccgACTCGCCGAGGCGGCTCCAcgccctcctcgtcgcctccgGGCTCGCGTCCTCCTCCACCCTCGTCTCCAACGCCCTCATCAACGCCTACGCCAAATCCGGATCCCtccccctcgccctcgccctcctcgccgccgccccgcgCCGCGACGTCGCCTCGTGGAACACCGCCCTCTCCGGGTTCACCAATGGCGCCGACGCTTTAAGATTCGCGCGGCGGATGGCCCGCGCCGGGGTCCGATTCGACGCCGTCACCTTCATCACCGCCCTCACCTTCGCCGCCGATATCCGCGACACCGTGTTCGGGCTCCAGCTCCATTCCCTTGCACTAAGATCCGGATTCGGAGCTGATACGTTCGTCGGGAACGCCATGATCACGGCTTATTCGAGAGGCGGCTTATTAGATGATGCGCGTagggtgttcgacgaaatgctgATGAGGGATTTGGTCTCGTGGAATGCGTTGATATGCGGATACAACCAAGAAGGGGACTCTGGGTTCGAGGCGATTAGGGTTTTCCGTCGGTTGGTGAGAGAAAGCGAATTGAGGCCCGATCGGATATCGGTTGCGAGCGTAATCCCTGCTTGTGGGCTCGAGGGTTTGATCGGTTTTGGATCCCAAATTCACTGCCTTGCTGCTCAATTGGGGCTCGAGGCCAATGTTTCGGTGTCCAACGTTCTTATGTCTATGTACTACAAGTGTGGTGCTACAGATCGCGCTCGAAGAGTTTTCGAGAACATGGTTGAAAGGGATGTGATCTCGTGGACTACTATGATTTCTATGGATTCGGAGAACGCCATTTCGTTGTTTACCAACATGAGGCTAAACGGGGTTCGGCCTAACGATGTCACTTTTGTTGCGTTGATCTTTGCGGTGTCAACCGACTGGGCGCTAAAAGAAGGCCAAATGATTCACGGGATCGCTTTTAAGACCGGCATTTCCGCAGAAGTGAATGTTTCGAATAGCCTTATCACAATGTACGCAACGTTGAAGTGTACGGAGGATTCGAGAAAAGTATTCGATGGAATGCTCGATAGGGAGGTTGTCACGTGGAACGCTTTGATTTCGGGCTATGCGCAGAACGAGCAATGTGAAGAGGCTTTGGATACTTTCTCTTCTTTGATCCTTCACTTGAAACCGAATCAGTATACATTCGGAAGCATTCTCAGTGCGATCACCGTCGCCCAGACCGTGTCCTTAACTTACGGTCGGATGTGCCATTGCTATGTAATAAAGCTAGGGCTGACCACCGACGAGTACGTCTCCGGTGCCCTAATCGACATGTACGCGAAACGCGGCAGCATCGACGAGTCTCAAAAGGCATTTGACGAGACAATCAATAGAAGCCTTATCGGATGGACGGCAATAATTTCGGCACATGCGAAGCATGGAAACTACAATGAAGTGATGAATCTCTTTGAGGAAATGATCACCTCCGGCATAAATCCCGACGAAGTTGTAGTCCTCGCTGTTCTTACGGCTTGCGGCTGCAAAGGGATGGTAGACATGGGGCGAAAGATCTTTGACTCGATGATAATCAAGCGAAAAGTCGAGCCTTGGCCCGAGCATTATGCTTGCATGGTGGACATGTTGGGGAGAGCAGGGAGATTACTCGAAGCGGAGGAACTCATAAAGCAAATGCCGGAAGGACCGAAGGTCTCGGCATTGCAAAGCTTGTTAGGGGCTTGTAGAGTTCATGGCAATGTTGAGATAGCGCGAAGGGTCGCAGAGCTTTTGATGGGCACGGAGCCGTCAGAATCGGGGGCCTACGTCCTGATGTCGAATATTTACGCCGAGAAGGGGGAATGGGAGAATGTGGCGAAGATACGAAAGGGAATGCGAGAAAGGGGAGTGAAGAAGGAAGTAGGGTTCAGCTGGGTGGATGCCGGCGGTACCAGCGATTCACTGCAACTGTATAAGTTTTCGTCGGACGACATGACCCATCCGATGGCGGAAGAGATTTATAGAGTTGCAGATAGTTTAGGGTTTGAGATGAAACTTTTGGAAAGTGATGTGGAAATGCAAGTGAACTCCTTATTTGGTCGATGA
- the LOC109726532 gene encoding 40S ribosomal protein S5-like, translating into MPIYKSSKLGFWAHLRSLSPSPPPPPPPPPSLLSRAHHLALAAAAAMAMVTEQEVKLFNRWTFDEVNVTDISLADYIAVTSTKHATYLPHTAGRYSVKRFRKAQCPIIERLTNSLMMHGRNNGKKLMAVRIVKHAMEIIHLLTDANPIQIIVDAIINSGPREDATRIGSAGVVRRQAVDISPLRRVNQAIYLLTTGARESAFRNIKTIAECLADELINAAKGSSNSYAIKKKDEIERVAKANR; encoded by the exons ATGCCCATATATAAGTCGagcaaactagggttttgggcTCATCTTCGCTCGCTttcgccttcgccgccgcctcctcctcctcctcctccctccctccTCTCGCGAGCTCATCATCTCGCtctcgcggcggcggcggcaatggCAATGGTGACCGAGCAGGAGGTGAAGCTCTTCAATCGCTGGACCTTCGACGAAGTCAAC GTGACCGACATTTCGCTTGCTGATTACATTGCTGTGACTTCGACcaagcatgctacctatcttcCTCACACAGCCGGAAGATATTCGGTGAAGAGGTTCCGCAAGGCCCAATGCCCTATCATCGAGAGGCTGACCAATTCTCTGATGATGCACGGCCGCAATAATGGGAAGAAACTAATGGCTGTTCGCATCGTCAAACATGCCATGGAGATCATTCATCTGTTGACTGACGCGAACCCTATCCAAATAATTGTGGATGCGATCATTAACAG TGGGCCGAGGGAAGATGCCACTCGTATTGGATCTGCCGGTGTTGTTAGACGGCAGGCCGTTGATATTTCTCCCCTCCGACGGGTCAACCAGGCTATATACCTTCTGACGACAGGTGCCAGAGAGAGTGCTTTCAGAAACATCAAGACCATTGCAGAGTGCCTTGCTGATGAGCTAATCAATGCAGCCAAGGGCTCTTCAAATAG cTATGCTATTAAGAAGAAGGATGAGATTGAGCGTGTTGCGAAGGCGAATCGTTGA